The Rhizobium etli 8C-3 genome has a segment encoding these proteins:
- a CDS encoding NAD(P)/FAD-dependent oxidoreductase produces MDDVIIIGGSFAGLAGALQLGRARRKVTVLDTGLPRNRFAGHSHGLLGHDHKPPLEILAEARQQLARYPTIRLVNARADSISGTIDDFSVLTGDGESLGARRLILSYGVADQMPDVPGFAESWGTSIVPCPYCDGFEVAGQHWGLVWFRPQSHIQVKLYQHWTDRLTVFADGHDIAPDIRADLARRNIPVVDGRITGIARHGHHNATVKLDTGPDVAVDILFAHPPTKPSASLHESLGLATVDTPLGIVLKVDERRETNIPGIYAAGDLATPGMPSVTTASWQGATAGISAQQSMLA; encoded by the coding sequence ATGGATGACGTCATCATCATCGGCGGCAGCTTTGCCGGTCTCGCCGGCGCCCTGCAGCTCGGCCGTGCCCGCCGCAAGGTCACCGTTCTCGATACCGGCCTGCCGCGCAATCGCTTCGCCGGCCACTCGCATGGTCTGCTCGGCCACGATCACAAGCCGCCGCTGGAAATCCTGGCCGAGGCGCGGCAGCAGCTGGCGCGCTATCCCACGATCAGGCTGGTCAATGCCCGGGCCGACAGCATCTCCGGCACCATCGACGATTTCTCCGTCCTCACTGGCGATGGTGAAAGCCTTGGGGCGCGACGCCTGATCCTGAGCTATGGCGTCGCCGACCAGATGCCTGATGTTCCGGGCTTTGCCGAAAGCTGGGGCACATCCATCGTGCCCTGCCCCTATTGCGATGGCTTTGAGGTCGCCGGCCAGCATTGGGGCCTCGTCTGGTTCCGCCCGCAGTCGCACATTCAGGTCAAGCTGTATCAGCATTGGACCGACAGGTTGACGGTCTTCGCCGATGGTCACGACATTGCACCCGATATCCGGGCCGATCTGGCCCGCCGCAACATACCTGTCGTTGATGGCCGGATCACCGGGATCGCCCGTCACGGGCACCACAATGCCACCGTCAAGCTCGATACCGGCCCCGATGTCGCAGTCGACATTCTGTTCGCGCATCCGCCCACCAAGCCGTCCGCAAGCCTGCATGAATCACTAGGCCTCGCCACGGTCGATACGCCTCTCGGCATCGTCCTCAAGGTCGACGAGCGCCGCGAAACCAACATACCTGGCATCTATGCCGCCGGCGATCTTGCCACCCCCGGAATGCCCTCGGTCACTACGGCATCATGGCAGGGCGCGACGGCGGGTATCTCGGCTCAGCAGTCGATGCTGGCTTGA
- a CDS encoding fimbria/pilus outer membrane usher protein, with amino-acid sequence MPTSQLRSASVGIVVAGTILSVSALNAQEVPNEPAATEIGETPAGARDVLLEVFINDASMKMIGSFKQQPDGSLAATADELRQVGIKPSADTSDDALVDLNDLADLSYRVDEEAQRLYVTTTNEGRAPRMIDVKQKQKNEVPEAQSSYGGVLNYSLFASSNTLFDDHVNVFQGVSGSFDARFFSPYGTLSQSFLAGYSNGELDGITRLNTTWSYSDPKSLMTYRMGDFTTGGLSWTRPVYFGGIQAQRNFSLRSDLVTEPLPAFEGTAAVPSTLEIYSQNVRTYSGDVPAGPFQVTNLPAFAGSGEARVVLRDSLGRETTQTLPFYSSNLLLREGLIDFSVEAGVPRRNFGIESDDYDDRIMGVATARYGLTDWLTLESHFEGGEDLLNGGIGAAFPLGPWGVASVAAAGSTSDRGSGALFNASLEVSNGDWSIYARMQRAFDNYDDIASVTAEPASTNSGDLPMFSAGVPRALDQVTLSVPAPLDLSSLNFSYTRLENADGEKSQIAGLSYSQTFKRATFYASAFTDLEDRDSFGIFAGVSIPLGDNVSANTGVESGPDGFNVVADISKSEQQENGSIGWRARTSEGKVSNREAAISYRTPFGRFEGGVQQYDSDFRATAQMDGAVAIAAGDVFATNRIDDAFAVVDVGTPEVEVQQQNRPVGKTNRSGRILVPNLNSYEPNTVSIDPKNLPVDADVPATKEVVVPADRSGVVVKFGLSDAPQAALVTIKDQNGTPLQAGLSGNLQGSSDEFVIGYDGQAYIRGLGARNAIDVTLDEGSKCHAEFSYKPQPGKQVVINDVKCL; translated from the coding sequence ATGCCAACGTCGCAGTTAAGAAGCGCTAGCGTCGGGATCGTCGTTGCGGGCACCATTCTTTCTGTCTCGGCGCTGAACGCGCAAGAAGTTCCAAACGAGCCGGCGGCGACCGAGATCGGTGAAACGCCTGCCGGCGCGCGCGATGTCCTGCTTGAGGTGTTCATCAACGACGCGTCGATGAAGATGATCGGCAGTTTCAAGCAGCAGCCGGACGGGTCGCTCGCTGCGACCGCCGACGAACTCCGCCAAGTGGGGATCAAGCCGTCGGCGGACACTTCCGACGACGCATTGGTCGACCTGAACGATCTGGCTGATCTGTCGTACCGGGTGGACGAGGAAGCCCAGCGGCTTTACGTGACAACGACGAATGAGGGCCGCGCGCCGCGGATGATCGACGTCAAGCAAAAGCAAAAGAACGAAGTCCCGGAAGCACAGTCCAGCTACGGCGGCGTGCTCAACTACTCGCTGTTTGCCAGCTCCAACACGCTGTTCGATGACCATGTGAATGTATTTCAAGGCGTATCGGGATCGTTCGACGCACGGTTCTTCAGCCCCTATGGAACGCTGAGCCAGTCGTTCCTCGCTGGCTACTCCAATGGCGAGCTGGACGGCATAACCCGACTCAATACGACCTGGAGCTATTCGGATCCGAAGAGCCTGATGACGTATCGGATGGGCGACTTCACGACCGGAGGGCTCTCATGGACCCGGCCGGTTTATTTCGGCGGCATTCAGGCGCAGCGCAACTTTTCCCTCCGTTCCGACCTGGTGACCGAGCCGCTTCCGGCATTCGAGGGAACGGCTGCGGTTCCCTCGACGCTCGAGATCTACAGCCAGAACGTCCGGACCTATTCCGGCGACGTCCCGGCCGGACCGTTTCAGGTTACCAACCTCCCCGCTTTTGCGGGCTCCGGCGAAGCCCGCGTTGTTCTGCGCGACAGCCTCGGCCGCGAAACGACCCAGACGCTGCCATTCTACTCATCGAACTTGCTGCTGCGCGAGGGCTTGATCGACTTTTCGGTGGAGGCCGGCGTTCCGCGCCGCAACTTCGGAATTGAATCGGACGACTACGACGATCGCATCATGGGGGTTGCAACGGCGCGCTACGGGCTCACCGATTGGCTGACGCTGGAGAGCCATTTCGAGGGCGGCGAGGATCTCCTCAACGGTGGCATCGGCGCCGCCTTTCCACTAGGCCCCTGGGGTGTGGCGTCGGTCGCCGCTGCCGGAAGCACGAGCGACCGCGGCTCGGGCGCGCTTTTTAACGCATCACTGGAAGTGAGCAACGGCGACTGGTCGATCTATGCTCGCATGCAGCGCGCCTTTGACAATTACGACGATATCGCCTCGGTCACCGCGGAGCCGGCGTCTACCAATTCGGGGGATCTGCCGATGTTCAGTGCAGGCGTTCCCCGCGCCCTCGATCAGGTGACGTTAAGCGTTCCGGCACCGCTCGACCTCTCGAGCCTCAACTTTTCCTATACCCGCCTGGAAAACGCCGATGGGGAAAAGAGCCAGATTGCCGGCCTCTCCTACAGCCAGACCTTCAAACGCGCGACATTCTACGCCTCGGCCTTCACCGATCTCGAGGACCGCGACAGCTTCGGGATCTTTGCCGGAGTTTCGATCCCGCTCGGAGACAATGTCTCCGCCAACACAGGTGTCGAAAGCGGGCCTGACGGGTTCAATGTCGTTGCCGACATTTCCAAGTCGGAGCAGCAGGAAAACGGCAGCATCGGGTGGCGGGCGCGCACATCCGAAGGAAAAGTCTCCAACCGGGAAGCCGCGATCAGTTACCGCACGCCCTTTGGGAGATTTGAAGGCGGCGTACAGCAGTACGACAGCGATTTCCGTGCCACCGCTCAGATGGACGGCGCCGTCGCTATCGCCGCCGGCGACGTCTTTGCCACCAATCGGATCGACGACGCTTTCGCTGTCGTCGATGTCGGAACGCCGGAGGTCGAGGTCCAGCAGCAAAACAGGCCCGTCGGCAAGACCAACCGCAGCGGTCGGATCCTCGTGCCGAATCTCAATTCGTATGAGCCAAACACCGTATCGATCGATCCGAAAAATCTGCCCGTCGATGCCGACGTGCCGGCAACCAAGGAAGTTGTCGTTCCCGCAGACCGCAGCGGCGTCGTCGTCAAGTTCGGCCTATCTGACGCACCGCAAGCCGCACTCGTCACGATCAAGGACCAGAACGGAACGCCCCTTCAAGCGGGTCTCAGCGGCAATCTGCAAGGTTCAAGCGACGAGTTTGTCATCGGTTATGACGGTCAAGCCTACATCCGCGGCCTCGGCGCTCGGAACGCGATCGACGTCACTCTCGATGAGGGCAGCAAATGTCATGCCGAGTTTTCCTATAAGCCTCAGCCAGGAAAACAGGTGGTGATCAACGATGTAAAATGCCTATAG
- a CDS encoding LysR substrate-binding domain-containing protein: MLQMASLSAVRIFEAAARLASFRAAAEELHLSPSAVSHAISKLERDLGTSLFERSTRKVTLTLAGQTLLGHASNAFEELRRGVETITSNKAHLLRVHCAPSYAAQVLSARLPDFLGQNAGVEVRVAASTTYARFVDGLFDVDIVYGEPSNREDLIVVPLGEEIVSPLCCPEMAERLRSPRDLARVPLIRSDLKRIQWIDWFELNNLGPAPLPAMSFDRSFLAVDAAANGLGVALESNTLAHRELGSGRLVRPFSNSRDNRYIGHYLAYPKAGSQRRLSKVFADWITSQANLMPPRS; the protein is encoded by the coding sequence ATGTTACAAATGGCTTCCCTTTCCGCTGTCCGCATCTTCGAAGCCGCTGCGCGACTGGCGTCCTTCCGGGCTGCCGCAGAAGAACTCCATCTTTCTCCGAGCGCGGTAAGCCACGCGATTTCAAAGCTCGAACGAGACCTTGGGACTTCGTTGTTCGAGCGGAGCACCCGAAAGGTGACATTGACACTGGCCGGGCAGACGTTGCTGGGCCACGCCTCGAACGCATTCGAAGAGCTACGTCGTGGTGTTGAGACAATCACATCCAACAAGGCTCATCTGCTTCGAGTCCACTGCGCTCCGAGCTACGCAGCCCAAGTTCTGTCAGCACGCCTCCCAGATTTTCTTGGGCAGAACGCAGGCGTGGAGGTCAGGGTTGCTGCTAGCACGACCTACGCTCGTTTCGTCGACGGCCTCTTTGACGTTGACATTGTGTATGGCGAGCCTTCGAACCGCGAAGACCTGATTGTTGTGCCGCTTGGGGAGGAGATCGTCTCTCCGCTCTGTTGCCCCGAAATGGCGGAACGCCTGAGATCTCCACGCGATCTGGCTCGGGTGCCATTGATCCGGAGCGACTTGAAACGAATTCAATGGATCGACTGGTTCGAATTGAACAACCTCGGTCCTGCCCCTCTTCCCGCCATGAGCTTTGACAGAAGTTTCCTCGCGGTCGACGCTGCGGCAAATGGCCTGGGGGTTGCGCTGGAATCCAACACTCTCGCGCATCGAGAATTGGGCAGTGGCCGGCTTGTACGCCCGTTCAGCAACAGCCGGGATAATCGTTACATTGGGCATTACTTGGCCTACCCGAAAGCTGGTAGCCAGCGCCGGCTCTCGAAGGTGTTCGCCGATTGGATCACATCGCAGGCGAACCTAATGCCCCCGCGCTCGTGA
- a CDS encoding alpha/beta fold hydrolase codes for MEFEHVTFDLPHGTFHALQGGDPDGQPTLVLHGFPDHPPTARPFLAELGRRGRNVVAPWLRGYAPSPTAGPFDMAALTSDVLALIDRWSPGRAVELVGHDWGGAITYDACVTAPERIERAVTIAFPHPLTFISRLTHPAQMRKSWYMGLFQMPGSGWIATARDLAFIDRLWRQWSPGFSLDPALKAELHERLRASMPAPLKYYRAMLRPGMLGATRRMSRPITVPMLQLHGANDGCILPQQVDDRHRFAARRALEVVPHVGHFLHLEAPEAIAERIAAWAK; via the coding sequence ATGGAGTTCGAACACGTCACCTTCGACCTGCCACACGGCACGTTTCACGCGTTGCAGGGTGGTGATCCCGATGGCCAACCGACGCTCGTCCTGCACGGCTTCCCGGACCATCCGCCGACCGCGAGGCCCTTCCTTGCCGAGCTCGGCCGCCGCGGACGTAACGTCGTCGCACCCTGGCTTCGCGGTTACGCGCCGTCCCCGACCGCAGGGCCGTTCGACATGGCAGCCCTCACCAGCGACGTGCTCGCGCTGATCGACCGCTGGTCTCCCGGGCGAGCCGTGGAGTTGGTTGGCCACGACTGGGGCGGCGCGATCACATACGATGCCTGCGTCACCGCGCCGGAGCGGATCGAACGCGCGGTCACGATCGCATTCCCCCACCCGCTCACGTTCATAAGCCGGCTGACGCACCCCGCTCAAATGCGCAAGAGCTGGTACATGGGGCTCTTTCAAATGCCGGGAAGCGGCTGGATCGCCACCGCCCGCGATCTCGCCTTCATCGACCGCCTCTGGCGTCAGTGGTCGCCCGGCTTCTCGCTCGATCCTGCTCTCAAGGCGGAGCTACACGAGCGCCTGCGGGCGAGCATGCCCGCGCCTCTAAAGTACTACCGGGCGATGCTGCGACCCGGCATGCTTGGGGCGACGCGCCGCATGTCTCGGCCGATCACGGTGCCCATGTTGCAGCTTCACGGTGCCAACGACGGCTGCATCCTCCCCCAACAGGTCGATGACCGACATCGGTTCGCCGCCCGGCGCGCGTTGGAGGTCGTCCCCCACGTCGGTCACTTCTTGCACCTCGAGGCCCCGGAGGCGATTGCGGAACGGATTGCGGCATGGGCCAAGTGA
- a CDS encoding oxidoreductase: MNTTNPGVAVVTGASSGIGLATAKALQNAGFRVFGTSRRHVAERSDGITMLVCDVTDDMSVAKLVERVLAAAGRIDLLVNNAGIGLLGAAEESSTVQAQALFDVNVFGVLRMTRAVLPAMRQQREGRIINVSSVLGLIPAPYSTVYASTKHAIEGYSESLDHELRTFGIRVVLVEPAYTRTAFEENLVKPDQLLDVYDAARATMNVINKKAIETGEAPEVVARTIVEAASAVVPKRRYAAGKMARRVSLLRRFVPESAFDKSLRKQYGLPI; the protein is encoded by the coding sequence ATGAATACGACTAATCCTGGCGTCGCCGTGGTGACCGGCGCATCCTCCGGCATCGGACTTGCTACTGCCAAGGCCTTGCAAAATGCCGGCTTTCGGGTGTTTGGAACCAGCCGCCGCCACGTGGCTGAGAGATCTGACGGTATTACTATGCTGGTCTGTGACGTTACCGACGACATGTCCGTGGCGAAACTGGTCGAGCGGGTCCTGGCCGCGGCCGGCCGCATCGATCTCCTTGTCAACAATGCCGGCATTGGTCTGCTTGGCGCCGCAGAGGAGTCCTCGACGGTCCAGGCGCAGGCGCTGTTCGACGTTAATGTCTTCGGCGTTCTACGCATGACCAGGGCGGTGCTGCCGGCCATGCGCCAGCAGAGAGAAGGCAGAATCATCAATGTGAGTTCGGTGCTGGGCTTGATCCCGGCTCCCTATTCCACCGTTTATGCGTCGACCAAGCATGCCATCGAAGGCTATTCCGAATCGCTTGACCACGAGCTTCGTACCTTTGGCATTCGCGTCGTGTTGGTCGAGCCCGCCTATACAAGGACGGCATTTGAAGAAAACCTCGTCAAGCCAGACCAATTGCTTGACGTCTATGACGCCGCGCGCGCCACCATGAATGTGATCAACAAGAAAGCGATAGAAACCGGGGAGGCCCCGGAAGTCGTTGCGAGGACGATTGTCGAAGCGGCGAGCGCCGTCGTTCCAAAGAGACGCTACGCTGCGGGAAAAATGGCGCGACGCGTCAGTCTCCTGCGCCGTTTCGTCCCCGAATCCGCGTTCGACAAGAGCCTGCGAAAGCAGTACGGGTTGCCGATCTGA
- a CDS encoding spore coat U domain-containing protein encodes MLRTIGLLLFLLLPSLSFAQSCSFSTSNMNFSAVDTLSGNQVNSTATISVNCTGTPLQRILLCPNLGAGSGGASSATARQMLNGGNSLNYQLYADSARSVIWGSYSWAYAARSPAYALTLSALGAASGTITVYGAVLGSQPAAATGTYLSSFSGTHAPFRYRYTTNSNCNAASGTSATTSFSVNASVAANCLVSVQNIDFGTRGVLNANVDSTGSVTATCTPGTTYTISLNGGATNSAPTARKMSRGSETVTYGLYKDVDRSQPWGDATTPGSTVAGTGNGADQVLTVYGRVPPQDTPNPGTYTDTVVVTLTY; translated from the coding sequence ATGCTACGCACGATCGGTCTCCTGCTTTTCTTACTGTTGCCTTCTTTGTCCTTTGCGCAAAGTTGCAGCTTCAGCACCTCCAACATGAACTTCAGTGCGGTCGACACCTTGTCCGGCAATCAGGTCAATTCGACCGCGACGATCAGCGTCAATTGTACCGGAACGCCGCTGCAACGCATCCTGCTCTGTCCCAACCTCGGTGCCGGCAGCGGCGGCGCATCCTCGGCGACTGCCCGGCAGATGCTGAATGGAGGCAACTCCCTGAATTATCAGCTTTATGCGGATTCAGCCCGGAGTGTGATCTGGGGATCCTATAGCTGGGCCTACGCCGCCCGCTCACCCGCGTATGCGCTGACGCTGAGCGCCCTGGGAGCAGCCTCTGGCACGATTACCGTCTATGGCGCGGTGCTGGGCAGCCAGCCAGCGGCTGCAACTGGAACGTACCTCTCGAGCTTTTCCGGAACCCACGCCCCCTTTCGATATCGCTACACCACCAACAGCAACTGCAATGCAGCCTCGGGAACTTCGGCCACGACGTCGTTCAGCGTCAACGCAAGCGTTGCTGCCAATTGTCTCGTCTCCGTGCAGAACATCGACTTCGGCACCAGGGGCGTCCTGAACGCCAATGTCGACTCCACCGGTTCGGTGACGGCGACCTGCACGCCTGGAACGACCTATACAATCTCGTTGAACGGCGGCGCCACGAACTCAGCGCCGACGGCGCGCAAGATGTCGAGAGGATCAGAAACCGTCACCTATGGTCTTTACAAGGACGTGGATCGCTCGCAGCCGTGGGGGGATGCGACCACACCAGGCAGCACCGTCGCGGGAACCGGAAACGGGGCGGATCAAGTCTTGACCGTCTATGGCCGCGTGCCCCCGCAGGACACGCCGAACCCCGGCACCTACACCGATACCGTGGTTGTCACGCTCACCTATTGA
- a CDS encoding methyltransferase family protein has translation MAVEPDSAGVRFPPPFVYLGALLLGLAAERFVTLRSFGIDWRLLVATGALLFVAGAAMMLAAAGLFRRLGTNVPPSRPTTLIATTGPYRWTRNPMYLGMTLIYAGLAIGFDGPIAFALLPLVLIAIQTQVIAREERYLDAKFGDDYRRYKASVRRWL, from the coding sequence ATGGCCGTCGAACCAGACAGCGCGGGTGTGCGCTTCCCTCCGCCCTTCGTCTATCTGGGAGCGCTGCTGTTGGGGCTGGCGGCGGAGCGGTTCGTCACCCTGCGCTCTTTCGGCATCGATTGGCGGTTGCTGGTCGCGACGGGCGCGCTGCTGTTCGTTGCCGGCGCGGCGATGATGCTTGCGGCGGCAGGGCTGTTCCGGCGACTGGGCACCAACGTTCCGCCGTCGCGGCCAACGACCCTCATCGCAACGACCGGTCCTTATCGGTGGACTCGCAATCCCATGTATCTCGGTATGACGCTTATCTATGCTGGCCTTGCGATCGGCTTCGACGGGCCGATCGCCTTCGCCTTGCTCCCGTTGGTGCTGATCGCGATCCAGACGCAGGTGATCGCCCGCGAGGAGCGCTATCTCGATGCGAAGTTCGGCGACGACTACCGCCGCTACAAGGCCAGCGTTCGCCGCTGGCTCTGA
- a CDS encoding TetR/AcrR family transcriptional regulator has protein sequence MSKNSQSRRGRPANEALGQTIVDAASELFAELGFHATTLDKVAQRAKISKLSIYKHFENKEALFGAAFTARCHQFLPQALFEGVDGSVEDQLMAVGSSLLRTLLRPDVSGVEAMVMADKTNQTSLSKLHYEAGPAHIIAQIEALLRQLHAKAVLNVPDPLQSARLFAALFKGCDLLIIARFDEARAEDDNEIESYCRSAVAMFIAAHGGNDHAGG, from the coding sequence GTGAGCAAAAATAGCCAGAGCCGGCGCGGCCGGCCCGCCAACGAGGCGCTTGGCCAAACCATAGTCGACGCCGCGAGCGAACTCTTTGCGGAACTGGGTTTCCACGCGACGACATTGGACAAGGTCGCCCAGCGAGCGAAGATATCCAAGCTCAGCATCTACAAGCACTTCGAGAACAAGGAGGCGCTATTCGGGGCGGCCTTTACGGCCCGCTGCCATCAGTTTTTACCGCAGGCCCTTTTTGAAGGCGTCGACGGTTCGGTCGAAGATCAGCTCATGGCGGTGGGATCATCCCTGCTTCGCACGCTGTTGCGCCCAGACGTCAGCGGTGTCGAGGCCATGGTCATGGCCGACAAGACCAATCAAACGTCGTTAAGCAAGCTCCATTATGAAGCCGGCCCCGCCCATATCATCGCCCAAATCGAGGCCCTGTTGCGTCAGTTGCACGCGAAGGCGGTTCTGAACGTGCCAGATCCCCTCCAGTCCGCCCGCTTGTTTGCTGCGCTTTTCAAAGGATGCGATCTCCTGATTATCGCACGCTTCGATGAGGCGAGAGCAGAGGACGACAACGAAATCGAATCCTATTGCCGGTCGGCCGTCGCCATGTTCATCGCCGCGCACGGTGGCAACGACCACGCGGGCGGATAG
- a CDS encoding antibiotic biosynthesis monooxygenase family protein — MAAIKPFKPLDEKFPFDRQLGIAAAPLVLINLFMVVDPTDEAGFLDAFKAAAEIITKQPGFISMQLHRAIGDSPTYLNYVVWESTEAVRAAFTDHEFLAKLPAYPSSVVASPHLFQKVAVPGFCTA, encoded by the coding sequence ATGGCCGCTATAAAACCATTCAAACCTCTAGACGAGAAATTTCCGTTTGACCGCCAACTCGGTATCGCGGCCGCGCCTCTCGTGCTCATTAACCTCTTCATGGTCGTCGATCCCACCGACGAAGCGGGCTTCCTGGACGCTTTCAAGGCGGCTGCCGAGATCATAACGAAGCAACCGGGCTTCATTTCCATGCAACTACATCGAGCGATCGGCGATAGCCCGACTTACCTGAACTATGTGGTGTGGGAATCCACCGAGGCGGTCCGCGCCGCCTTCACTGATCACGAGTTCCTCGCGAAACTTCCAGCATATCCTTCATCCGTCGTGGCCAGTCCCCACCTGTTCCAGAAGGTCGCCGTCCCCGGATTCTGCACGGCCTGA
- a CDS encoding diguanylate cyclase, with the protein MTSGSWEQFAGNLAFVTLAVAMWAHFSVWYQKSLIGLGKPLWGMIAGATSVGSMMLAIQFESGIYIDLRFAPLALAGLFGGAISAAIAAIPAIVFRGVVGGAGAFDGIVAILVVTAIGVATHFSFRRRTPDFHKLAALTTGLAFGLSLILVTLPSLTKSGAASAFGVPLVLMNCVATIVCGLIMLKTARVKLERRVLETAFSQSPDYLYVKDRDSRFIAVNNNMAQLFHYSSPAEMFGLTDFSLRTAPDAEDLYHREQEIIRTGAPLVDFLERMGDRHLLASKVPLRDSEGQIIGLAGVTRDITERVDLERELREKRNLLTLAMNGMSEGFAMYDKKGFLIFCNEQYRDAFPLSRDARVVGTHITKILERVIETGERAGLPEDLPENWIETTAANLHVNKDEEVQLKNGEWRALKTRLAHDGTAMVVVSDITVMKQAEAALQLSAQQLRSLADTDGLTSLANRRAFDTAFAREVEKCRDTQVPLSVLMIDVDRFKLYNDTYGHLAGDECLRAVGNCLGKSVKRSTDIVARYGGEEFVVLLPNTDESGAVVVAEDFRRLLSDENLPHATSEFGKVTASIGISSARGDALHSHAQRLLAAADAALYQAKGHGRNQIKLQPFAEQVTAAKVGNGRPAITR; encoded by the coding sequence ATGACGTCAGGCAGTTGGGAGCAGTTCGCCGGCAATCTTGCGTTTGTGACGCTTGCCGTGGCCATGTGGGCGCATTTCTCGGTCTGGTACCAGAAATCGCTGATCGGGCTTGGAAAACCTCTTTGGGGGATGATCGCTGGCGCGACGTCCGTCGGCTCCATGATGCTCGCGATCCAGTTTGAGTCAGGCATCTACATCGATTTGCGTTTCGCTCCGCTGGCACTAGCGGGGCTCTTTGGCGGGGCGATATCGGCCGCGATTGCGGCGATCCCGGCAATCGTGTTCCGTGGCGTCGTCGGTGGTGCCGGTGCCTTCGATGGTATCGTTGCCATACTTGTCGTCACCGCCATAGGCGTGGCAACTCATTTCTCCTTTCGACGGAGAACGCCTGACTTCCACAAACTCGCGGCTCTGACCACTGGGCTTGCGTTCGGATTGTCCCTCATCTTGGTGACCCTGCCCAGCCTCACTAAATCGGGGGCGGCGTCGGCGTTTGGCGTCCCGCTTGTCCTCATGAACTGCGTGGCCACGATCGTCTGCGGTCTCATCATGCTGAAGACCGCAAGAGTAAAGCTGGAACGGCGGGTGCTGGAAACCGCCTTCTCGCAATCGCCCGACTATCTCTACGTGAAGGACCGGGACAGCCGGTTCATTGCCGTCAACAACAACATGGCGCAACTTTTTCACTATTCCTCGCCGGCAGAAATGTTCGGTCTTACTGATTTCAGTTTGCGTACTGCTCCGGATGCGGAAGACTTGTACCATCGAGAGCAGGAGATCATTCGTACCGGCGCGCCGCTTGTCGACTTCCTCGAACGTATGGGAGACCGTCACCTCCTGGCTTCCAAAGTTCCGCTGCGGGACAGCGAAGGGCAGATTATCGGCCTTGCGGGCGTGACACGGGACATTACCGAACGCGTCGATCTCGAGCGTGAACTCCGCGAAAAACGGAACCTGCTGACGCTTGCGATGAATGGCATGTCCGAAGGCTTCGCGATGTACGACAAGAAGGGCTTCCTTATCTTTTGCAATGAGCAGTATCGGGATGCCTTCCCGTTGTCGCGTGACGCGCGGGTGGTCGGTACGCACATCACTAAAATACTTGAGCGCGTGATCGAAACTGGCGAACGAGCCGGCTTGCCCGAGGATCTGCCTGAAAATTGGATTGAGACCACGGCCGCAAATTTGCATGTAAACAAGGACGAGGAGGTCCAACTCAAGAACGGTGAATGGCGTGCCCTCAAGACACGCCTTGCGCATGACGGCACAGCGATGGTGGTGGTGTCGGACATTACCGTGATGAAGCAGGCTGAAGCGGCGCTCCAGCTTTCGGCACAGCAACTGAGATCGCTGGCCGACACGGACGGGTTAACGAGCCTGGCGAATCGTAGGGCCTTTGACACCGCCTTCGCGCGCGAGGTGGAGAAGTGTCGCGATACCCAGGTCCCCTTGAGCGTTCTGATGATCGATGTCGACAGGTTCAAACTGTACAACGATACCTACGGTCATCTTGCCGGCGACGAATGCCTGCGTGCAGTAGGAAACTGTCTGGGCAAATCGGTGAAACGGTCGACCGATATTGTCGCCCGTTACGGTGGTGAGGAGTTCGTAGTCTTGCTTCCGAACACTGATGAAAGTGGGGCCGTGGTCGTCGCGGAAGACTTCAGGCGTCTGCTCAGCGATGAAAACCTTCCCCATGCAACCAGCGAATTCGGCAAGGTGACGGCCAGCATCGGGATTTCGTCGGCCAGAGGAGACGCCTTGCATTCCCACGCGCAGAGGCTCTTGGCAGCAGCGGATGCGGCTTTGTACCAGGCGAAAGGACATGGCCGCAATCAGATTAAGCTACAACCTTTTGCTGAACAGGTCACGGCTGCAAAGGTCGGTAATGGCCGTCCCGCGATCACGCGATGA